From Gloeocapsopsis sp. IPPAS B-1203, one genomic window encodes:
- a CDS encoding peptidylprolyl isomerase, producing the protein MSDLVIEQPVLPKISPATDAEIVTYLRRSCKFAEIADLTERDALILQLCEQYEVTVSDEEWQAAGDAFRTEHKILGVAETYAWLTRQRISVEDWSEGIKVRFLGKKLKAELFGEAVDSYYFQNREEYQRVALSQILVLNVTDAMKLAKALREEQASFCALALEHSKGKQSQENGGFTGVRFLSELLPEIAQAIATAIEGEIIGPIHTKLGYHILRVEKRFPPELSETVREQILDTLFEFWIQENSQAKMLDQ; encoded by the coding sequence ATGTCGGATTTAGTAATCGAACAACCAGTTTTACCAAAAATTTCTCCTGCAACCGATGCAGAGATTGTGACTTATCTCCGGCGTTCATGTAAATTTGCTGAAATTGCTGATTTGACCGAACGCGATGCTTTAATTTTACAGCTTTGCGAACAGTACGAAGTTACCGTATCGGATGAAGAATGGCAAGCTGCTGGTGATGCTTTTCGCACTGAACACAAAATACTTGGAGTTGCAGAAACTTATGCATGGTTGACACGCCAACGGATCAGTGTCGAAGATTGGTCTGAGGGAATCAAAGTTAGGTTCTTAGGGAAGAAGTTAAAAGCGGAGCTTTTTGGAGAAGCTGTTGATAGTTATTACTTTCAAAATAGAGAAGAATATCAGCGAGTTGCGCTTTCCCAAATTCTCGTGCTCAATGTTACTGATGCGATGAAACTAGCAAAAGCACTACGCGAGGAACAAGCTTCTTTCTGCGCTTTGGCGTTGGAACACTCGAAGGGTAAACAGTCGCAAGAAAACGGTGGTTTTACTGGGGTGCGCTTTTTGAGTGAATTACTACCAGAAATTGCGCAGGCGATCGCTACAGCCATAGAAGGCGAAATTATCGGACCAATTCATACAAAACTCGGCTATCACATTCTCCGAGTTGAAAAAAGATTTCCTCCAGAACTCAGCGAAACCGTAAGAGAGCAAATTTTAGATACTTTATTTGAATTCTGGATACAGGAAAATAGTCAAGCAAAAATGCTTGATCAATGA
- a CDS encoding peptidase domain-containing ABC transporter codes for MGQKLSEFSLAQLSQLFTQIGLTLSEAEIFSCYQQAEIIQPNAGKKFWCTADADRGIYLIIAGKARLLDSSDNLITSLETGSIFGEVTLFTSEQFQPYAVRASVNLKLCYLNDECLQTLIASHPEIRDRLYQQAVLRDLLLLCQQSSFFNNGSVDGLMQILPLLKQHICSHYVPARVAESRLWLIRRGELLHSSGDKLTAGDIYVPKSSKDKNWQATASTELYVLPNAHWQTAIQYVPQLASTADIPQVTAAVEPESPSFTEAVDRKNQVKINQAYFPRPTVKVGQWWQQFTRRYPFFAQQSTADCAAACLVMIGRYWGKRFSVNRLRDIANVDRNGASLRGLAAAAESIGFTTRPVKASLNKLAEQTLPAIAHWEGRHYVVVYEITPKRVVIADPATGQKTLSPAAFKASWTGYTLLLQPTALLNKTKDTTQTWWQFIELIKPHTLVLLEVLIASLLLQLFGLITPLLTQLLLDRVVVQRSTLTLTAVGLGLLIFGLFRVAMIGLRQYLLDHTAHRIDLALIVGFIKHTFRLPLSFFESRYVGDIISRVQENYKIQQFLTGEALSIFLDLLTVFVYAGLMFWYSWQMALLVLVVVPPFFLLALIATPFFRRISKEIFNSLAEQNSYLIEALTGIRTIKSMAVEQTVRWHWEELLNKSVRTSFSGQVIDNSFLVFSSTIEALATTALLWFGAWQVIQNQLTIGQLVAFNMLLSNVINPFQRLTVLWNQLQEVIIAVERINDVIETQPEEDFQNQPRQLLPPLQGYIRFEQVTFRYHPESEVNTLENVSFEIKPGETVALVGRSGSGKTTISKLVLGLYPPTEGKILIDGYDITTIALRSLRQQIGVVDQDTFLFGGTIWENISLGHPEASSDDVRQAAKLAGADQFIQQLPMGYETQIGEGGGMLSGGQRQRIAIARAFLGNPHLLVLDEATSHLDAESERIIQNNLSTLLQGRTTLIIAHRLSTVRQANKILVLDRGVLVESGTHEELMAKRGQYFYLNQQQITGIPS; via the coding sequence ATGGGACAAAAATTATCAGAGTTTTCCTTAGCACAGCTAAGTCAACTCTTTACCCAAATAGGGCTAACGCTTTCTGAGGCGGAAATCTTTAGCTGTTATCAGCAAGCTGAAATTATCCAACCAAATGCAGGTAAGAAATTTTGGTGTACCGCAGATGCAGATCGCGGAATTTATTTAATTATTGCAGGCAAAGCTCGACTTCTCGATAGCAGCGATAATCTGATAACTTCTTTGGAGACAGGCTCAATATTTGGTGAAGTAACGCTATTTACTTCAGAACAATTTCAACCTTATGCTGTCAGAGCATCTGTGAATTTAAAGCTTTGCTATCTCAATGATGAATGCTTGCAAACCTTAATCGCAAGTCATCCAGAAATTCGCGATCGCCTATATCAGCAAGCAGTACTCCGAGACTTACTTTTGTTGTGTCAGCAAAGTAGCTTTTTTAACAATGGTTCTGTAGATGGGTTAATGCAGATATTACCGCTGCTAAAGCAACATATCTGTAGTCATTACGTTCCTGCTCGTGTAGCAGAATCACGGTTATGGTTAATACGGCGCGGAGAACTCCTACATTCTTCAGGAGACAAGCTGACTGCAGGTGATATATATGTCCCGAAATCGTCTAAAGATAAAAACTGGCAAGCAACTGCATCAACTGAGTTGTATGTTCTCCCCAATGCACATTGGCAAACTGCAATCCAGTACGTACCACAATTAGCGAGTACCGCAGATATACCACAAGTTACTGCTGCTGTAGAACCAGAAAGCCCCTCGTTTACAGAAGCAGTTGATCGCAAAAATCAGGTCAAAATCAACCAAGCTTACTTTCCTCGTCCTACCGTAAAAGTTGGTCAATGGTGGCAGCAATTTACACGACGTTATCCCTTTTTTGCGCAACAAAGTACTGCTGATTGTGCTGCAGCTTGTTTAGTGATGATTGGGCGTTATTGGGGGAAACGCTTTAGTGTAAATCGCTTACGTGATATTGCTAATGTTGACCGTAATGGTGCATCTTTACGGGGATTAGCAGCAGCAGCAGAAAGCATTGGATTCACGACTCGACCAGTAAAAGCTAGCCTCAATAAACTAGCCGAACAAACTTTACCTGCGATCGCACATTGGGAAGGAAGACACTATGTTGTTGTCTACGAAATTACTCCCAAGCGAGTTGTGATTGCTGATCCAGCCACAGGTCAAAAAACTCTAAGTCCGGCAGCATTTAAGGCAAGTTGGACAGGTTACACATTATTATTGCAGCCTACCGCACTCCTTAACAAGACAAAAGATACAACGCAAACGTGGTGGCAATTTATTGAGTTAATCAAACCACACACTTTAGTTTTGCTAGAGGTTCTGATTGCTTCACTCCTATTGCAGCTTTTTGGGCTAATTACGCCTCTTTTAACGCAACTACTACTCGACCGAGTGGTAGTGCAACGCAGTACTCTCACTTTAACTGCTGTAGGACTAGGTTTACTGATCTTTGGTTTATTTCGAGTGGCGATGATTGGTCTGCGGCAATATTTATTAGACCACACGGCTCACAGAATTGATTTAGCGTTAATTGTTGGTTTTATTAAACATACTTTTCGCTTACCACTCAGTTTTTTTGAGTCTCGCTATGTTGGCGATATCATCTCGCGCGTTCAAGAAAATTATAAAATTCAGCAATTTCTTACAGGCGAAGCACTTTCTATATTTCTCGATCTGCTCACAGTATTTGTTTATGCAGGATTAATGTTTTGGTACAGCTGGCAAATGGCACTCCTTGTCTTAGTTGTTGTACCACCATTTTTCTTATTAGCATTAATTGCTACACCTTTCTTTCGCCGTATTTCCAAAGAGATTTTTAACTCTCTTGCTGAGCAAAATAGTTACTTAATTGAAGCGCTCACAGGTATTCGGACAATTAAATCAATGGCAGTTGAGCAGACAGTGCGTTGGCATTGGGAAGAACTTTTAAATAAGTCTGTACGAACTTCTTTTTCTGGACAAGTTATTGATAATAGCTTCTTAGTTTTTAGTTCAACAATCGAAGCACTCGCCACTACAGCATTACTTTGGTTTGGAGCGTGGCAGGTAATTCAAAATCAACTGACTATTGGGCAATTAGTTGCTTTCAATATGCTGTTGAGTAATGTTATTAATCCTTTTCAACGTTTAACAGTTTTGTGGAATCAACTACAAGAAGTGATTATTGCGGTTGAGAGAATTAATGATGTCATTGAAACTCAACCAGAAGAAGATTTTCAAAATCAGCCACGGCAATTGTTACCACCATTACAAGGCTACATCCGCTTTGAGCAAGTGACATTTCGTTACCATCCCGAAAGCGAGGTCAACACCTTAGAAAATGTTAGTTTTGAGATAAAACCAGGAGAAACTGTTGCGCTGGTTGGTCGCAGTGGCTCTGGAAAAACGACAATCTCTAAGTTAGTTTTAGGGCTTTATCCACCTACAGAAGGCAAGATTTTGATCGATGGTTATGATATTACAACCATAGCTTTGCGATCGCTCCGTCAACAGATTGGTGTTGTCGATCAAGATACTTTTCTCTTTGGCGGGACTATTTGGGAAAATATTAGCCTTGGTCATCCTGAAGCGTCTTCAGATGACGTTCGCCAAGCAGCTAAACTTGCAGGTGCCGATCAGTTTATTCAACAACTACCGATGGGTTATGAAACCCAAATTGGTGAAGGTGGTGGCATGCTATCAGGAGGACAACGCCAAAGAATCGCGATCGCCCGTGCTTTTCTTGGTAATCCTCACTTACTTGTTCTTGATGAAGCAACTAGCCATCTTGATGCCGAATCTGAGCGAATTATTCAAAACAACCTGAGTACACTTCTACAAGGACGCACAACGCTGATTATTGCTCATCGTCTTTCTACTGTGCGCCAAGCCAACAAGATTTTAGTCTTAGATCGAGGAGTATTAGTTGAAAGTGGTACGCACGAAGAATTAATGGCAAAACGCGGTCAATATTTCTATCTCAACCAGCAACAAATTACAGGAATTCCTTCTTGA
- a CDS encoding T3SS effector HopA1 family protein: MLLLDSLHQLVDERLQTSLQDIVNNIQIESNFCIRHPNYKPLQLPTEAVERFERLPYSLQVKYLNLQLQNFLYGIYYNGFLQAALAPTEDSKTPQHHENNTFLGVDLAFYERLHDSNNGEGYFDSGWLVVRQEDDNFVVAKGGLTLWISDRHLQPEVVPLVGEEIAIRLPRNRVQNGFYMAVGDAGSPSDEEQLTRIYFNLSPEGAVAVMSSLTHQLNKIALPFLFKVLYDPAYYKRYDSGVLYFAKSHYAAIRKALQQVYAEHQAHFRTQVPLFTKFLAPGLAIAEEPDLKFAEQESFGMNRCQIVASGLLEAREDNDESPQKRMVAILHQFSSLELDLNRSYLNANSEDIYIPLQL; the protein is encoded by the coding sequence ATGCTGTTGTTGGATTCGCTACATCAACTAGTAGACGAGCGATTACAAACTTCCTTACAAGATATTGTTAACAATATTCAGATCGAATCTAACTTTTGTATTCGCCACCCAAACTACAAACCCTTACAACTTCCTACTGAAGCAGTAGAGAGGTTTGAGCGATTACCGTATAGCCTGCAGGTGAAATATCTCAATTTGCAGCTACAAAATTTTCTCTATGGCATTTATTACAATGGCTTTTTGCAAGCAGCACTAGCACCGACAGAGGATAGTAAAACACCACAACACCACGAAAACAATACTTTTCTTGGTGTAGACCTCGCATTTTATGAGCGATTGCACGATAGCAACAACGGTGAAGGCTATTTTGATTCTGGTTGGTTGGTAGTCAGACAAGAGGATGATAACTTTGTTGTCGCCAAAGGTGGATTAACTTTGTGGATCAGCGATCGCCATCTGCAACCCGAAGTTGTGCCTTTAGTTGGTGAAGAAATTGCCATTCGTTTACCTCGTAATCGAGTACAAAACGGTTTCTACATGGCGGTGGGTGATGCAGGTTCTCCTAGCGATGAAGAGCAACTGACACGGATCTATTTCAATCTCAGCCCAGAAGGTGCGGTTGCTGTCATGAGTAGCTTGACGCATCAACTCAATAAAATTGCCCTACCTTTTCTATTTAAGGTTCTCTACGATCCTGCGTACTACAAGCGCTATGACTCAGGAGTGCTGTATTTTGCCAAAAGTCACTACGCAGCTATCCGAAAGGCGTTACAGCAGGTCTATGCTGAACATCAAGCACATTTTCGCACCCAAGTGCCACTGTTTACTAAGTTTCTTGCACCAGGACTCGCGATCGCCGAAGAACCCGATCTCAAATTTGCCGAACAAGAAAGTTTTGGCATGAATCGGTGCCAAATTGTTGCAAGTGGCTTGCTAGAAGCAAGAGAAGACAATGATGAGTCTCCACAAAAGCGGATGGTAGCAATTTTGCACCAGTTTTCCTCGTTAGAGCTTGATCTAAATCGTTCTTATCTTAATGCGAATTCCGAAGACATTTATATTCCGCTGCAGTTATGA
- a CDS encoding phosphotransferase, translating to MEFILSNANVFAYLVSRDLCTQEEANSKVERKSAKNFNLLVSLSAGRKLLVKQEPFTGQQEVANEFLREWRIHEFIQRFSELGYISAWLPEVIHFDAENSLIVINYLTNYRDLAEFYAQENNFAPDIAGAIGSALATIHGATLNCQEYQEFFVQDTASETERELQLTEGLDKIGPEIFGQVPDDGLKFFALYQRYDSLGQAIAQLSHAYKPCCLTHNDLKLNNILLPLDWENHLQIRLIDWERSDWGDPAFDLGSLIASYLLVWLTSLVVSKSIGIEEALRLAMTPLEDLQPSLVALMRSYCERFPEIFELRPDFLPRVMQFTGLNLIKAIQSMLQYQKSFGNTGICLLQVAKSLLCRPEASIRTIFGIEELELTRLVRSA from the coding sequence ATGGAGTTTATTTTAAGTAACGCAAATGTTTTTGCCTATTTAGTGAGTAGAGACCTGTGTACTCAGGAAGAAGCAAACAGTAAAGTTGAGCGAAAAAGTGCGAAAAATTTCAACTTACTTGTTAGCTTATCAGCAGGGCGTAAACTTTTAGTCAAGCAGGAACCTTTCACTGGACAACAAGAAGTGGCTAATGAGTTTCTGCGAGAATGGCGAATTCACGAGTTTATTCAGAGATTTTCTGAATTAGGATACATTAGTGCATGGTTGCCAGAGGTAATTCATTTTGATGCAGAGAATTCTCTCATTGTTATCAACTATTTAACGAATTATCGCGACCTAGCTGAATTTTACGCTCAAGAAAATAACTTTGCACCTGATATTGCAGGTGCAATTGGCTCAGCGTTAGCAACAATTCACGGTGCAACTCTAAATTGCCAAGAGTACCAAGAATTTTTTGTTCAAGATACAGCAAGCGAAACGGAACGAGAACTGCAGTTAACTGAAGGCTTAGACAAAATTGGTCCAGAGATCTTTGGTCAAGTTCCTGATGATGGGTTAAAGTTCTTTGCACTTTACCAACGCTATGACAGTTTAGGACAAGCGATCGCCCAACTCAGTCATGCATACAAACCTTGCTGCTTAACACACAATGACCTTAAACTCAATAACATTCTTTTACCTTTAGATTGGGAAAATCATCTTCAGATTCGTCTGATTGATTGGGAACGTTCTGACTGGGGCGATCCGGCATTTGATTTAGGGTCGCTGATAGCAAGTTATCTTTTAGTATGGCTCACAAGCTTGGTTGTGAGTAAATCAATTGGCATCGAAGAAGCTTTGCGTTTAGCGATGACACCCCTGGAAGACTTACAGCCTTCGCTTGTTGCATTGATGCGTAGTTACTGCGAGCGCTTTCCAGAAATTTTTGAACTGCGCCCTGACTTTCTCCCACGCGTGATGCAATTTACTGGCTTGAATTTGATCAAAGCAATTCAATCGATGCTGCAGTATCAGAAATCTTTTGGTAATACAGGAATTTGCTTACTGCAGGTAGCCAAGTCTTTACTGTGTCGTCCTGAAGCCTCAATCCGGACTATTTTTGGCATTGAAGAATTAGAACTGACTCGCCTTGTTCGTTCCGCTTAA
- a CDS encoding universal stress protein, with protein MLKTIVVALDGSDLSEYVIQTVQELQLQPDSQFILCHVIPPPISDLEMVADLPHAYAAEVPYRNVEKQIEAYQEQLPGESQVEIVSGDPAEEIVRIANIYHADLIAIGSRGLQGVKRIIQGSVSSQVVESAHCSVLVVKPQ; from the coding sequence GTGTTAAAAACAATTGTGGTAGCTCTTGATGGTTCAGACCTCTCAGAATATGTAATTCAAACTGTACAAGAACTACAACTGCAACCTGATAGCCAATTCATCCTTTGTCACGTTATCCCGCCACCAATATCTGACCTAGAGATGGTGGCTGACTTACCTCATGCCTATGCAGCAGAGGTTCCTTATCGGAACGTTGAAAAACAGATAGAAGCTTATCAAGAGCAGCTACCAGGAGAAAGTCAAGTAGAAATTGTTAGTGGCGATCCGGCTGAAGAAATTGTGCGGATTGCGAATATTTACCATGCTGATTTGATTGCGATCGGTAGTCGCGGTTTACAAGGTGTTAAGCGAATTATTCAAGGATCGGTGAGTAGTCAGGTTGTAGAGAGTGCCCATTGTTCGGTGCTTGTAGTCAAGCCACAGTAG
- a CDS encoding HlyD family efflux transporter periplasmic adaptor subunit translates to MPTQSENWSYPTQELLDTLPRVWTRGLLYFLLVFAIVLLPWAMLARVDETGSARGRLEPKGKMVRLDVPVSGTVAAINVEEGQIVKAGQSLLVLESEVILTELQQTRAKLEGQQNRLPQLELIKNQLAISIRTQRLQNQAQASAQLAQTHQIRQQQSFNQVAAEAAQQLLSKDQDTVQRYRRLQKEGIVSGVQVDMAERTMIENEQRLKKAESDIQQAKAELEKQQSTYESNLRAGELAILDSERQIKEIQTQIIDLQADIAQTKNQISSLLLRLQQHILHAPINGIIFQLPIQRAGAVVQTGQTIAQIAPSGTALVLKAEMSSQQSGFLRPGLPVKIKFDAYPFQDYGIVYGFLSWVSPDSQSKETIQGQVDTYKLEITISQPYIQTAHKRIPLIPGQTATAEVIIRQRRIIDFILDPFKKLQVGGLEL, encoded by the coding sequence ATGCCTACTCAAAGTGAAAATTGGTCTTATCCCACTCAAGAATTACTCGATACCCTACCAAGAGTTTGGACGCGAGGTTTACTTTATTTCTTGTTGGTTTTTGCTATTGTTCTTTTACCTTGGGCAATGCTAGCTAGAGTTGATGAAACTGGTAGTGCTAGAGGACGACTAGAACCTAAAGGAAAAATGGTAAGACTTGATGTCCCCGTTAGTGGTACAGTAGCAGCAATTAATGTTGAAGAAGGTCAAATAGTTAAAGCTGGGCAAAGTTTATTAGTCTTAGAATCTGAGGTAATTTTAACCGAACTCCAACAAACAAGAGCAAAATTAGAAGGGCAGCAAAATCGTTTACCGCAGTTGGAACTGATAAAAAATCAACTAGCCATTAGTATCCGTACACAACGATTACAAAATCAAGCGCAAGCCTCAGCACAACTTGCACAAACTCATCAAATTCGCCAACAGCAAAGCTTTAATCAAGTAGCTGCAGAAGCCGCACAACAACTGTTGAGTAAAGATCAAGACACAGTACAACGCTATCGGCGACTCCAAAAAGAAGGCATTGTTTCTGGGGTACAAGTAGATATGGCTGAACGTACCATGATTGAAAACGAGCAGCGTTTAAAAAAAGCAGAATCAGACATCCAACAAGCTAAAGCTGAACTTGAAAAGCAACAGAGTACTTACGAAAGTAATTTACGTGCTGGTGAATTAGCAATTTTAGATAGTGAGAGGCAAATTAAGGAAATCCAAACCCAAATTATCGATTTGCAAGCCGATATTGCCCAAACAAAAAATCAAATTTCATCTTTACTGTTACGACTACAACAACACATCTTACATGCACCGATTAATGGCATCATTTTTCAATTACCTATTCAACGGGCAGGTGCTGTAGTACAAACAGGTCAAACGATCGCTCAAATTGCACCTAGTGGTACTGCCCTTGTTCTTAAAGCTGAAATGTCTAGTCAACAAAGTGGTTTTCTTCGCCCTGGATTGCCTGTCAAAATTAAATTTGATGCTTATCCTTTTCAAGATTATGGGATAGTATATGGCTTTTTAAGTTGGGTATCACCTGATTCTCAAAGTAAAGAAACAATTCAAGGTCAGGTAGATACATATAAACTAGAAATTACAATATCTCAGCCTTATATTCAAACAGCGCATAAACGTATTCCTCTAATTCCAGGTCAGACAGCAACAGCTGAAGTCATAATTAGACAGCGCCGAATTATAGACTTTATTCTCGATCCTTTCAAGAAATTACAAGTAGGTGGTTTAGAACTATAA
- a CDS encoding aldo/keto reductase gives MKITDLTSPTEEAIPIRKHSHSDLPFYRPLGRTNLSVSCLGLGGGGQISSEDTLYAFDQGINFFFYSSDLHHYLYSSMAGALRQLCGRKSRVREQVVLATVSYIVKTPDAIFSSLYDQFVDLGIDYIDIFFWGWIGADNAGDLQNCLSASNDIRGPNTVCQRTMERIFSTSERLKKMGAVRYIGASFHDHHLARQWLNNSLLDVVMVRHNVAHRTAQEEVFAQLDPQDSQRSGIVTFKSAGMHNFLGDPPVNLPKGCWRPTVPDLYRYSLSQNCVDVCLTGLTRREEVDAAIASVQQGKLSDAELDYLALYGDLHRQRVNVQDVPAERWYQPLAAAL, from the coding sequence ATGAAGATTACCGATCTCACCTCACCTACAGAGGAAGCGATTCCTATCAGGAAGCATTCTCATTCTGATCTACCTTTTTATCGCCCCCTTGGTCGCACAAACTTAAGTGTCAGTTGTCTGGGATTAGGAGGTGGTGGACAGATTTCGAGCGAAGATACGCTTTATGCGTTTGACCAGGGAATCAATTTCTTTTTTTACTCTAGCGATCTCCACCACTATCTTTACAGTTCGATGGCAGGGGCGCTACGTCAACTGTGCGGACGCAAATCTAGAGTGCGCGAGCAAGTAGTATTGGCAACAGTATCTTACATTGTGAAAACCCCAGATGCTATTTTCTCTTCACTTTACGATCAGTTTGTCGATTTGGGGATTGATTATATTGATATCTTTTTCTGGGGTTGGATTGGTGCAGATAATGCGGGTGATTTGCAAAACTGCTTGAGTGCTTCTAATGACATTCGCGGTCCCAACACTGTATGTCAGCGGACGATGGAAAGAATCTTTAGTACCTCAGAGCGCCTCAAGAAAATGGGTGCGGTTCGTTATATTGGTGCTTCTTTCCACGATCATCATCTAGCGCGTCAATGGTTAAATAATTCGTTGTTAGATGTGGTCATGGTACGGCATAATGTCGCGCATCGTACCGCCCAAGAAGAGGTTTTTGCCCAGCTAGATCCTCAAGACTCGCAGCGTTCAGGAATCGTCACTTTTAAGTCGGCTGGAATGCACAATTTTCTTGGAGATCCCCCTGTCAATCTCCCGAAAGGATGCTGGCGACCAACAGTTCCTGATTTGTATCGCTATTCGCTGAGTCAAAACTGTGTTGATGTTTGCTTGACAGGGTTAACTCGGCGCGAAGAAGTTGATGCGGCGATCGCCAGTGTGCAACAAGGTAAGCTTTCAGATGCAGAACTCGACTATCTCGCCCTATATGGAGATTTGCATCGTCAACGAGTCAATGTGCAAGATGTTCCTGCTGAACGCTGGTATCAACCACTAGCAGCAGCTTTGTAA
- a CDS encoding calcium-binding protein has translation MATIVGSNGSDILIGTEFNDLMLGLAGADILIGDAGNDTIRGGAGADILYGDFGKDLLIGGIGNDILAGGYGRDTLTGGPGADRFEFSAPNEGIDVITDFVVADDTIVVSPRYFGGGLQPGAVIRPHQFRRGTAAGDASDRFIYDRNSGALYFDRDGIGPSKQVQIATLTNKPLLSHADIFVSNQFGFIANEGIVPM, from the coding sequence ATGGCAACAATTGTTGGTAGCAACGGCAGCGATATTCTCATAGGTACTGAATTTAATGACTTGATGTTGGGATTAGCTGGTGCAGATATCCTTATTGGTGATGCTGGTAACGACACAATCCGTGGTGGTGCGGGTGCAGATATTCTTTATGGTGATTTTGGTAAAGACTTATTGATTGGTGGAATAGGAAACGACATCTTGGCAGGAGGTTATGGTAGAGATACGCTAACTGGTGGGCCTGGTGCAGATCGCTTTGAATTTAGTGCTCCAAATGAAGGAATTGATGTCATTACTGACTTTGTTGTTGCTGATGATACGATAGTTGTCTCTCCACGCTATTTTGGGGGTGGGCTACAACCAGGCGCAGTTATCAGACCTCACCAGTTTCGTCGCGGTACAGCCGCTGGTGATGCGAGCGATCGCTTCATCTATGACAGAAATTCTGGAGCTTTATACTTTGATCGCGATGGTATAGGTCCCAGCAAGCAAGTCCAAATAGCAACACTGACCAATAAACCATTGCTTAGCCATGCAGACATTTTTGTCTCAAACCAATTTGGATTTATTGCTAATGAAGGCATTGTGCCAATGTAG
- a CDS encoding peptidylprolyl isomerase, translated as MLNVIKIAPSNIIHEINLTCQLPSIIEGILNRKIIAIIASEKGLTATQEELQQGADNLRIINHLHHAEDTWKWLEKHHLSVDDFEEIVYANVISAKLAQHLFADSVEPFFVEHQLDYAGVVFYEVILNDQDLALELFYAITEKEISFSEVASQYIEEPELRRCGGYRGILHRKDLKPEISAAVFAATPPQLLKPIVTSKGIHLLFVEEIIQPQLDNDLRYQILSDLFAEWLKQQIANVEVKIQLESAVSV; from the coding sequence ATGTTAAACGTCATTAAGATTGCTCCTAGTAACATCATTCATGAAATCAATCTTACGTGTCAACTTCCTTCAATAATTGAAGGAATTTTGAATCGAAAAATTATTGCTATCATTGCGTCAGAAAAAGGACTTACAGCTACACAAGAAGAACTACAGCAAGGAGCAGATAACTTGCGGATTATAAATCACCTTCATCATGCAGAAGATACTTGGAAATGGCTAGAAAAACATCATTTATCTGTCGATGATTTTGAAGAAATAGTTTATGCAAATGTTATTTCTGCAAAACTAGCTCAACATTTATTTGCAGATAGTGTTGAACCTTTTTTTGTTGAACATCAACTTGATTATGCTGGTGTTGTATTCTATGAAGTTATATTAAACGATCAGGATTTAGCATTAGAACTGTTTTATGCAATTACTGAAAAAGAGATCAGTTTTAGTGAAGTTGCCAGCCAGTATATAGAAGAACCTGAACTACGGCGCTGCGGTGGATATCGCGGAATTCTACATAGGAAAGATCTCAAACCAGAAATTTCTGCTGCAGTATTTGCCGCAACTCCACCACAACTTCTCAAGCCAATTGTCACCTCAAAAGGGATTCATCTGCTCTTCGTTGAGGAAATCATTCAACCTCAGTTGGACAACGATCTACGTTATCAAATTCTTTCTGATTTATTTGCTGAGTGGCTCAAGCAACAGATTGCCAATGTAGAAGTTAAAATCCAGTTAGAAAGTGCTGTGTCTGTGTAG